CTCCCCGACCCGTTTTTCGGCGTCCGCTGTCGGAGGGTATTTCCTCGGTTCGTCGCTAGGCGGGGCATGGTCGACGACGCGGGGCGCGACGGGACCGGCGACGAGACTGCCGGCGAGTCCCGGGACGCGGTGCCGCCGAGTTCCTACGCGCTGGTCGCCCTCGGCGCGGTGAGCTATCTCCTCCTGATGGCTAACTGGTTCGCCCTGGCGGCCTTCCTCGAACCCATCGGCCGGGGGCTCGGCCTCTCGGACACCCAGGCCGGCGCGCTGGTCGGCGCGGTCCCGCTCACCTACGTCCCGCTCTCCCTGTTGTCGGGGCTCGCGCTCGACCGGATCGGCGCCCGTCGCGGCATCGCGCTCGCCGTCGGGATCTTCGGGGTCGCACAGTTGCTCCGGTCGGCGACGACCGGCTTCGCCGGGATGCTCGCGACGACCGTCCTGTTCGCCGTCGGCGCCACGGGGATCACCTTCGGCCTGCCGAAGCTCGTCGCGAGCGTCTTCCCCTCGCGACTCCTGGGGACGATGTCGACGGTGTACATCCTCGGCTCGTACGCCGGCACGGCCACGGCCTACAGCGTCGGCCGCGCGATACTTGGCCCGGCCCTGGGCGGCTGGCGTCCCACCTTCCGCGTCCTCGCCGCCGCGGCGCTGGCCTTCCTCGTCGTCTGGCTCCCGGTCGCCGCCTGGCACGCCCGTCGCCACGGGACGCCCTACGGCGGCGACGCCGAGAGTTCGTTCGCGCTGGGCTCACTTCGGGCGGACGTGGCCAGCGTGTTCTCCCACCGCGTGATGCGACTGCTCGTCGTCGTCGGCACCGTCTACCTCCTGCTGAGCCACAGTCTCCAGGGGTGGCTCCCGACGCTGGCCGGCGCCCGCGGCGCGACGACGGCGAGGGCCGCCACCGTCGCGACGCTGTTCGTCGTCGGCCAGGCCGCGGGCACGGTGGTCGTCCCGCCGCTCTCCGACCGTCTGGGACGCCGCCGCGGCGCGGTCGTCGCCTGCGGCGGTGCGGCGCTCCTCGGGGTCGCCGGCCTTGCGCTCGGCGGGGGCGTCCTCGCGGCGAGCGTCGCCGCGGTCGTCGTCGGGACGGGTGTCGGCGGCGTCTCGCCGCTCGTCCGCGCCATCCCGACCGAGATCGACGAGATCGGCCCCGCGCTGACCGCGACCGCCGTGAGCCTCGTGTTCGCCGTCGGCGAGCTCGGCGGCTTCTTCGGGCCCTTGTTCGTCGGCGGTCTGCGGGACCTGACCGGCTCGTTCCTCCCCGGGCTCGCCGTGCTCGGGGTCGGCGCGCTGGCGATGGTCGCTGCCGGGTTGCGACTGCCCGAAATCTGACGACGCTCGTCCGCCAGCAGAGTGGTGCCTGTCGGACTCTCCGACGGAGAGCGGCTGGCACCAAGCCTCACCCGGCGGAATCGCCGAGGATCGATCCCGCGGAAGTCGTCGCGCTGTACCCGAGCGACCAGTCGCCGTGCGGGACGTAGGTCACCGTCGAGATATCGAGGCACGGCGCCTCAGCGGACAGGTTCTCACCCTGCAAAGACACCGCAGCAAAGAGCGACAGCGTGAGCAGCCTCGACGCCCGGTCGGCCAGTCAGTCGAGGAGTTCGACCTCGTCGTTGTCGGCTGCGACGGACAGGTAGTCGTCCGGGTCGTCGTCGGGCGTGTCGGAGTCGCCGGCTGCGTCGTCG
The window above is part of the Halosimplex rubrum genome. Proteins encoded here:
- a CDS encoding MFS transporter — protein: MVDDAGRDGTGDETAGESRDAVPPSSYALVALGAVSYLLLMANWFALAAFLEPIGRGLGLSDTQAGALVGAVPLTYVPLSLLSGLALDRIGARRGIALAVGIFGVAQLLRSATTGFAGMLATTVLFAVGATGITFGLPKLVASVFPSRLLGTMSTVYILGSYAGTATAYSVGRAILGPALGGWRPTFRVLAAAALAFLVVWLPVAAWHARRHGTPYGGDAESSFALGSLRADVASVFSHRVMRLLVVVGTVYLLLSHSLQGWLPTLAGARGATTARAATVATLFVVGQAAGTVVVPPLSDRLGRRRGAVVACGGAALLGVAGLALGGGVLAASVAAVVVGTGVGGVSPLVRAIPTEIDEIGPALTATAVSLVFAVGELGGFFGPLFVGGLRDLTGSFLPGLAVLGVGALAMVAAGLRLPEI